A section of the Acanthochromis polyacanthus isolate Apoly-LR-REF ecotype Palm Island chromosome 13, KAUST_Apoly_ChrSc, whole genome shotgun sequence genome encodes:
- the tmprss5 gene encoding transmembrane protease serine 5, with amino-acid sequence TTVSFSTPLLTSLSLCEGKIQSCILLNGKWCINRERDGPLERRPTDEHGYCCLFLRTVRKENMSLDGDTLSVIENPVAVSHPFHSEKAAGVAGTKGVQGWLKGIHSTTHAHRLVRLLAAVCAVGLLGGLVVGVWFLVKLLLRPSSSQSPVGLGDTKETSFCNVTEDISISDPRKVFYRISPENSLLEIQLGKLPTWLPVCYERWNSSLGTLVCRQLGYLRLTKHKGVNLTDIGPNYTDGFIQITSEHKSSLENMWQFRGSCITGKVIALQCFECGTRAKLPRIIGGVEATLGRWPWQVSLYYSNRHTCGGSIITSQWVVTAAHCVHNYRLPQVSSWVVYAGIVTRSSAKMAQHTGYAVEKIIYNKNYNHRSHDSDIALMKLRTPLNFSDTIRPICLPQYDYDVPGGTQCWISGWGYTQPDGVHSPDTLKEAPVPIISTKKCNSSCMYNGEITPRMLCAGYTEGKVDACQGDSGGPLVCQDENVWRLVGVVSWGTGCAEPNHPGVYTKVAEFLGWVYEMIENY; translated from the exons ACAACAGTCTCATTCTCTACACCACTGCTGACCTCATTGTCTCTTTGTGAAGGGAAAATCCAGAGTTGCATTCTGTTAAATGGCAAATGGTGCATCAACCGCGAGCGGGACGGACCTCTAGAGCGTCGGCCTACAGATGAGCACGGATACTGCTGCCTTTTCCTCAGGACTGTACGCAAGGAAAACATG AGTCTCGATGGAGACACATTATCAGTGATTGAAAACCCAGTGGCTGTCAGTCATCCTTTTCACTCAGAGAAAGCAGCAGGAGTCGCAGGGACCAAGGGAGTTCAGGGCTGGTTAAAAGGCATTCACTCCACGACTCACG CTCACAGGCTGGTGAGGCTGCTGGCAGCGGTGTGTGCAGTTGGACTCCTGGGAGGCTTAGTTGTCGGTGTCTGGTTTCTAG tgaaacttctgctAAGGCCTTCCTCCTCCCAAAGTCCAGTGGGTCTTGGGGATACGAAGGAGACGTCGTTCTGCAATGTGACAGAGGACATTTCCATCTCTGACCCCAGGAAAG TGTTTTACAGAATCAGCCCAGAGAACTCTCTACTGGAGATCCAGCTGGGGAAGCTGCCCACCTGGCTGCCGGTGTGCTATGAGAGGTGGAACTCTTCGCTGGGAACACTGGTCTGCAGACAGCTGGGTTATCTGAG ACTGACCAAGCATAAAGGAGTGAATCTAACTGATATCGGGCCAAACTATACTGATGGCTTTATACAAATTACCTCAGAACACAAGAGCAGTCTGGAAAATATGTGGCAGTTCAG gGGGAGCTGTATCACAGGGAAGGTTATCGCTTTGCAATGTTTTG AATGTGGGACACGAGCTAAGCTGCCCAGGATAATCGGGGGAGTTGAGGCCACGCTGGGCAGGTGGCCCTGGCAGGTCAGCCTCTACTACAGTAACCGTCACACCTGTGGAGGCTCCATCATCACCAGTCAATGGGTAGTAACAGCTGCCCACTGTGTGCACAA CTACAGGCTACCTCAGGTCTCCAGCTGGGTGGTCTACGCTGGCATTGTGACCCGCAGCTCCGCTAAAATGGCTCAGCATACAGGATACGCTGTGGAGAAGATCATCTACAACAAGAACTACAACCACAGGAGCCATGACAGCGATATAGCGCTTATGAAGCTGCGGACGCCGCTCAATTTCTCAG ATACAATTAGGCCCATCTGCCTGCCTCAGTATGACTACGATGTTCCTGGAGGTACACAGTGCTGGATTTCTGGATGGGGATACACGCAGCCTGATGGCG TTCACTCACCTGACACCCTGAAAGAGGCGCCAGTTCCAATAATAAGCACAAAGAAATGTAACAGCTCCTGCATGTACAATGGAGAGATCACGCCACGGATGCTTTGCGCCGGATACACGGAGGGAAAAGTGGATGCGTGTCAG GGAGACAGCGGGGGTCCTCTGGTTTGTCAGGATGAAAACGTGTGGAGGCTGGTGGGGGTCGTCAGCTGGGGGACGGGATGCGCTGAGCCCAATCATCCTGGGGTTTACACCAAAGTGGCTGAATTCCTGGGCTGGGTCTATGAAATGATTGAG aATTACTAA